Proteins co-encoded in one Populus trichocarpa isolate Nisqually-1 chromosome 10, P.trichocarpa_v4.1, whole genome shotgun sequence genomic window:
- the LOC7498019 gene encoding uncharacterized protein LOC7498019: MAFVSFVGRVLFASVFILSAWQEFNEFGTNGGPAAHLLEPKFHVFSKHVSSQTGFQVPHFEMKHAVAAAISVKAFGSLLFIFGSSVGAYLLLLHQIIITPILYDFYNYDADTKEFNLLFAKFAQNLALFGALLFFIGMKNSIPRRQLKKKSPKSKTT, translated from the exons ATGGCTTTCGTTTCTTTCGTCGGGAGAGTTCTCTTTGCCTCTGTTTTCATTCTCTCTGCTTGGCAAGA GTTCAATGAATTTGGTACCAATGGTGGGCCGGCAGCACATCTTTTGGAGCCTAAATTCCATGTTTTCTCAAAACATGTGTCATCTCAAACTGGGTTTCAAGTGCCACATTTTGAA ATGAAGCATGCAGTTGCTGCAGCTATATCTGTGAAAGCTTTTGGAAGccttcttttcatctttggcaGTTCTGTTGGAGCTTATCTTCTG CTTTTGCACCAGATCATCATTACCCCAATATTGTATGATTTTTACAACTACGATGCTGACACTAAGGAATTTAATCTGCTCTTTGCGAAGTTCGCACAG AACTTGGCACTGTTTGGGGCATTGCTCTTTTTTATTGGCATGAAGAACTCAATCCCAAGGAGGCAACTGAAGAAAAAGTCTCCCAAatcaaaaacaacataa
- the LOC7498018 gene encoding 1-aminocyclopropane-1-carboxylate oxidase homolog 1, producing MVGSGRAAEISVQETSYDRGSELKAFDETKAGVKGLVDAGVSKVPQIFIHPSERLEHRTLSTSKNPVNVTVIDLEAIDKDPIRRKGIVDKVRDASETWGFFQVVNHGIPVGVLEEMDAGVRRFFEQDVEVKKKFYTRDVTKRFVYNSNFDLHTAPVANWRDTFFSYMAPYPPKPEELPGACRDIMMEFSKQVTSLGISLFGLLSEALGLKTDHLEKMDCAEGLALISHYYPACPEPELTLGTSKHSDNDFLTVLLQDQIGGLQMLHQDQWVDIPPVPGALVINIGDLMQLISNDKFKSVEHRVLANRVGPRISVACFFSTSFQPSSKLYGPIKELLSEYNPPIYRETTVNEYLSYFYDHGLDGTSPLIHFKL from the exons ATGGTGGGCAGTGGCAGGGCTGCTGAAATTTCTGTTCAAGAAACTAGCTATGACAGAGGGAGTGAATTAAAAGCTTTCGACGAGACAAAAGCTGGTGTTAAAGGACTTGTTGATGCTGGGGTTTCAAAAGTCCCTCAAATCTTCATCCATCCATCTGAAAGGTTGGAGCACAGGACTCTAAGCACCAGCAAGAACCCAGTTAATGTCACTGTCATAGACCTTGAAGCTATCGATAAAGATCCAATCAGGCGTAAAGGGATTGTTGACAAAGTTCGTGATGCGTCGGAGACATGGGGTTTCTTTCAGGTGGTCAATCATGGAATCCCTGTGGGTGTTCTGGAGGAGATGGATGCCGGTGTACGCAGATTTTTTGAGCAAGATGTTGAAGTGAAGAAAAAGTTTTACACGCGAGATGTCACAAAAAGGTTTGTGTACAACAGCaactttgatttgcacacagcACCAGTGGCTAATTGGAGGGATACATTTTTCTCCTACATGGCCCCTTATCCTCCCAAGCCTGAAGAATTGCCTGGAGCTTGCAG AGATATAATGATGGAATTCTCGAAGCAAGTTACAAGTCTAGGAATTTCTTTGTTCGGGCTGTTATCAGAGGCTCTTGGGCTAAAAACAGATCACCTGGAAAAGATGGACTGTGCTGAGGGGCTTGCTCTTATAAGTCATTACTATCCAGCATGTCCTGAGCCAGAATTAACTCTAGGTACAAGCAAGCATTCGGATAATGACTTCCTCACGGTACTTCTGCAAGATCAGATTGGAGGCCTCCAAATGCTTCATCAGGATCAGTGGGTTGATATTCCTCCTGTTCCAGGAGCCCTAGTGATCAATATTGGAGATCTTATGCAG CTGATATCGAACGACAAATTTAAAAGTGTGGAACACAGAGTACTGGCAAACCGTGTAGGTCCAAGAATATCAGTTGCTTGTTTTTTCAGCACAAGTTTTCAGCCATCCTCAAAGCTATATGGACCGATCAAGGAGCTGTTATCAGAATATAACCCTCCAATTTATAGAGAAACCACAGTGAATGAGTATCTTTCCTACTTCTATGATCATGGCCTTGATGGAACATCTCCATTGATACACTTCAAGCTGTAA